The following are encoded together in the Planococcus antarcticus DSM 14505 genome:
- a CDS encoding alpha/beta hydrolase — protein MLDIFSIAIKAFQHDRQIRVYLPKSYLSSNKKYPVLYMHDGQNVFRNDDAIGKVSLELEKYLDEEFLDVIVVAIDQNSSERKNEYCPWENGAYSKQFLEKVTPSFGGKGKQYAEFIVEELKPYIDEKYRTMQSQTAMAGISMGGLITLYMACCYPKI, from the coding sequence ATGCTGGATATCTTTTCGATAGCAATAAAAGCTTTTCAACACGACCGACAAATTCGGGTCTATTTGCCTAAAAGTTACTTATCCAGCAATAAAAAATATCCGGTGCTGTATATGCATGATGGACAAAACGTTTTTCGGAATGATGATGCCATAGGTAAAGTGTCTTTGGAGCTTGAAAAATATTTAGATGAAGAGTTCCTGGATGTAATTGTTGTAGCGATTGACCAAAACAGCAGTGAGCGAAAAAATGAGTATTGCCCGTGGGAGAACGGTGCATATAGCAAGCAGTTTTTAGAGAAAGTAACTCCTTCTTTTGGAGGCAAGGGTAAGCAATATGCTGAATTTATCGTTGAAGAGCTAAAGCCTTATATTGATGAAAAATACAGAACGATGCAGAGTCAGACAGCCATGGCCGGAATATCGATGGGTGGTTTGATTACTTTATATATGGCCTGCTGCTACCCTAAGATTTGA
- a CDS encoding Type 1 glutamine amidotransferase-like domain-containing protein: protein MRQIIAMGGGGFLMEPDNPLLDQYILQQANKPLPKICFIPTASGDADSYIEKFYDFFNQQKCVPSHLSLFKPPTRDLERFVLEQDIIYVGGGNTKNLLVLWKEWGLGEILRKAWEQGIVLAGLSAGSICWYEEGVTDSYGDKLEPLEALGFLRGSHCPHYDGEAERRPTYRQFIDQGILQTGIAADDGAAVHYIGQDIKRIVSSRPAAKAYRVSRGEEEEMAVEYLGE, encoded by the coding sequence ATGCGCCAAATTATTGCCATGGGCGGGGGCGGTTTCTTGATGGAACCTGATAATCCGTTATTGGACCAGTACATACTGCAGCAGGCAAACAAACCCTTGCCGAAAATTTGTTTTATTCCCACAGCGAGCGGGGATGCCGACAGCTATATCGAGAAGTTCTATGATTTCTTCAACCAGCAGAAATGTGTTCCGAGTCATCTGTCTTTATTCAAACCGCCGACACGGGATCTGGAACGGTTCGTCTTGGAACAGGACATCATCTACGTAGGCGGCGGCAATACCAAAAACCTGCTGGTGTTATGGAAAGAATGGGGATTGGGTGAAATTTTAAGAAAAGCATGGGAGCAGGGGATTGTGCTGGCAGGACTCAGTGCAGGCTCTATCTGCTGGTACGAAGAAGGTGTCACCGATTCATACGGCGATAAACTCGAACCGCTCGAGGCGCTTGGGTTTCTAAGGGGCAGCCATTGCCCTCATTACGACGGAGAAGCCGAAAGAAGACCGACATACCGTCAGTTTATTGACCAGGGCATTCTGCAGACAGGTATAGCGGCAGACGACGGAGCGGCTGTTCACTATATCGGACAAGACATCAAACGAATTGTCAGTTCAAGACCGGCAGCTAAAGCTTACCGAGTCAGCAGGGGTGAGGAAGAAGAAATGGCGGTCGAGTATTTGGGCGAATGA
- a CDS encoding nucleotidyltransferase domain-containing protein produces MLLQEIAVEKITASLIQSPYVRAIFLKGSMGRDEHDEHSDIDLYCLVEKEQEEHFLKERLTHLQAYRPVLFQDDIFIIAPQLIAVFDDLLHIDLFTVTVESFIAKDFFKVVYDPENLLDQFAESQSLELSKEEYKDHVIDVAWFLFQYRKAGARGNGVWAVKMLSQVLEHLARVLLYRYAPERAQLGLKAISHSLPELVFSEIENISSLMTPENHAQAASQIRRLLAKEAGWIDERVSDRDQIMPLMKKMIEIQGN; encoded by the coding sequence ATGCTTTTGCAGGAAATTGCGGTAGAAAAAATAACAGCCAGTTTAATCCAAAGCCCTTATGTACGAGCTATTTTCCTGAAAGGCTCTATGGGTAGAGATGAACACGACGAGCATTCGGATATCGACCTGTATTGCCTAGTCGAAAAAGAGCAGGAAGAGCATTTCCTAAAGGAGCGTCTCACTCACCTCCAAGCTTATCGACCGGTGCTGTTTCAGGACGATATCTTCATCATCGCCCCTCAACTTATAGCGGTTTTTGATGATTTATTGCATATTGATCTTTTTACGGTGACTGTGGAATCATTTATCGCAAAGGATTTCTTCAAGGTTGTCTATGATCCTGAAAACCTGCTCGACCAATTTGCAGAATCGCAAAGTCTGGAGCTGAGCAAAGAAGAGTATAAAGATCATGTCATTGATGTTGCCTGGTTTTTATTTCAGTACCGCAAAGCAGGCGCCAGAGGAAATGGCGTTTGGGCAGTGAAGATGCTGTCGCAAGTTTTGGAGCATTTAGCGCGGGTTTTGTTGTACCGGTATGCACCAGAACGGGCCCAATTAGGCTTAAAAGCAATAAGCCACTCTCTTCCGGAGCTTGTCTTCTCAGAAATCGAGAACATCTCCAGCCTGATGACTCCAGAGAATCATGCGCAAGCCGCTTCACAAATTCGACGTCTGCTGGCCAAAGAAGCCGGTTGGATTGATGAACGCGTATCCGACCGTGATCAAATTATGCCGTTGATGAAAAAAATGATTGAAATACAAGGAAATTAA
- a CDS encoding DUF4181 domain-containing protein → MGRYVRKCWKITTRKQWLYWPLNRTHALIEAFLMMVFLFGAVSLGSQLMGTINWVYYLFFFFCIRSISRAFMEWKYAKNDNMWISQLTEAAIAAVLLLSFFVLP, encoded by the coding sequence GTGGGGCGGTATGTGAGAAAGTGTTGGAAAATTACGACGCGTAAGCAATGGCTGTATTGGCCATTAAATCGGACGCATGCGTTAATCGAAGCATTTTTAATGATGGTTTTTCTTTTCGGGGCAGTGTCCTTGGGCAGTCAATTGATGGGAACTATCAATTGGGTGTATTACCTCTTTTTCTTTTTCTGTATCCGTTCAATTAGTCGTGCTTTCATGGAATGGAAATACGCTAAAAATGACAATATGTGGATCAGTCAGTTAACAGAAGCAGCAATTGCCGCAGTTCTGCTACTGAGTTTTTTTGTTTTGCCGTAA
- a CDS encoding GNAT family N-acetyltransferase — MEFTILETERLRLENVEEEDAASLFDIMSREKVTVYYGMEPLVHEEEAVEVIRSFHASLHAKRGMRWAIRLKETDDFIGTIGLNNLNLKAKKAEIGYELHPDYWRRQLMQEAIHGVLKHAFGKLDLYRIGAVTFPENISSNRLLEKLGFSLEGRLRGYLHQQNQSHDAFIFSLLRTEWVAEDRSG, encoded by the coding sequence ATGGAATTTACAATACTGGAAACAGAGCGGCTGCGCTTAGAGAACGTTGAAGAAGAGGACGCGGCCTCACTTTTTGACATCATGTCGCGCGAAAAGGTTACCGTCTATTACGGGATGGAGCCTTTAGTACACGAGGAAGAGGCGGTGGAAGTCATCCGATCGTTTCATGCAAGTTTACATGCGAAGCGAGGGATGCGTTGGGCGATTCGCCTCAAAGAGACCGATGATTTTATTGGAACAATCGGTCTGAACAATCTAAACTTGAAAGCAAAAAAAGCGGAAATCGGTTATGAACTGCATCCGGATTACTGGCGTCGGCAATTGATGCAGGAAGCAATCCACGGTGTTTTAAAGCACGCTTTTGGAAAACTCGATCTGTATCGGATCGGTGCTGTAACGTTTCCGGAAAACATTTCATCGAACCGGCTTTTGGAAAAGCTTGGTTTTTCACTGGAAGGGCGATTGCGCGGTTATTTGCATCAACAGAATCAATCCCATGACGCTTTTATTTTCTCCTTGTTGAGAACAGAGTGGGTGGCTGAAGACAGGTCTGGATGA
- a CDS encoding GNAT family N-acetyltransferase yields the protein MRSEQVHIRFLGPEDAAEKLKLETDNREFFEGYSMTRYSDFYTLPLQQELIEIYAEQQENDQAYSFGVFENATNLLVGAISLVQVTRGPLQSAVVGYALDKRYNNKGYTTESVKLIVDYAFQKLALHRIEAGVMPGNDASIRVLEKAGFHKEGIAIKNVQINGEWRDHQVLAIINPRDP from the coding sequence ATGAGAAGTGAACAGGTGCATATCCGCTTTTTAGGTCCTGAAGATGCGGCGGAAAAGCTCAAGCTGGAAACGGACAACCGAGAATTTTTTGAAGGGTATTCGATGACCCGTTATTCGGATTTCTATACGCTTCCGTTGCAGCAGGAGCTGATTGAAATCTACGCAGAGCAGCAAGAAAACGATCAGGCCTATAGTTTTGGAGTCTTTGAGAATGCAACAAATTTATTAGTCGGGGCAATCAGTCTGGTCCAGGTAACAAGAGGACCACTGCAAAGCGCAGTTGTGGGATATGCCTTAGACAAAAGATACAACAATAAGGGATATACAACAGAGTCGGTAAAGCTGATCGTGGATTACGCTTTTCAAAAGTTGGCGTTACATCGCATCGAAGCGGGTGTCATGCCGGGAAATGATGCATCTATCCGGGTTCTAGAAAAGGCAGGCTTTCACAAAGAAGGAATTGCTATAAAAAATGTCCAAATCAACGGCGAATGGCGAGATCATCAAGTGCTGGCCATCATAAATCCGCGTGATCCCTAG
- a CDS encoding GNAT family N-acetyltransferase: MSRQENVLIRQYRKADFPAIHELNMQEQWGNLVAKELDTKQAWINSTVAIVAEVDGKVVGCLRGLTDGFVSLYICELLVSKNHRKAGIGKKIMQFVHSQYPKTRMELLASSTSRSFYEAQSYRPFYGFRKTMGE; this comes from the coding sequence GTGAGCAGACAAGAAAACGTTTTAATCCGGCAGTACCGGAAAGCAGACTTTCCAGCCATCCATGAATTAAACATGCAAGAACAATGGGGTAATCTTGTGGCGAAAGAACTTGATACAAAACAGGCATGGATCAATTCAACAGTAGCCATTGTAGCTGAAGTCGACGGGAAGGTGGTTGGCTGTTTGCGGGGGCTGACAGACGGATTTGTTTCCCTGTATATTTGCGAATTACTGGTAAGCAAAAATCACCGAAAAGCAGGCATCGGGAAAAAAATAATGCAATTTGTCCATAGCCAATACCCGAAAACTCGCATGGAATTGCTGGCCAGCAGCACTTCCCGGAGCTTCTATGAAGCACAGAGCTATCGGCCTTTTTATGGATTCCGTAAAACTATGGGGGAATAA
- a CDS encoding DUF4181 domain-containing protein, with amino-acid sequence MEFDAIVVGETLTAMVGEGVSESEVALRFILFVCGSIVSIYLVDMVLKKILKVEKKKSSSTRYINDLHRKWDRMISVGSGVLVLITLLIAFEYSSVFSSYLFMLGVIPVILQLLVQVGFEKKYAENPNEYLYTLLGAVTMSVSIITLLFIFSPSF; translated from the coding sequence ATGGAATTCGATGCGATTGTGGTGGGGGAAACTCTTACAGCAATGGTTGGAGAAGGTGTTTCTGAGAGTGAGGTTGCGCTGCGCTTTATCCTCTTTGTATGTGGAAGTATAGTGAGTATTTACTTAGTGGACATGGTTCTAAAGAAAATTCTTAAAGTAGAAAAAAAGAAATCCTCTTCAACTCGTTATATAAATGATCTTCACCGGAAATGGGACAGAATGATAAGTGTGGGCTCAGGTGTACTGGTGTTGATCACGTTACTTATAGCTTTTGAATACAGTTCAGTCTTCAGTAGTTATCTGTTTATGTTAGGTGTAATTCCCGTGATTTTACAACTATTGGTACAAGTAGGATTTGAAAAGAAGTACGCAGAAAATCCCAATGAATACTTGTACACCTTACTGGGAGCAGTGACAATGAGTGTGAGTATCATCACATTGCTGTTTATTTTTTCACCAAGTTTCTAA